From Armatimonadota bacterium, a single genomic window includes:
- a CDS encoding dihydrodipicolinate synthase family protein, giving the protein MKEVRGEGAEAARRRRLGGWPGRPQDVVRVHQAATEVEALAVEQALRSAGIRAWLRSRQVPGYGQALATATGVWGDVLVAAEDAAVARQVVADYLGAVRQAARGTRVTGPPERTGEGDDAQWRQREETAVPQVRQARDVTGSQEQPTVSRAQRIHGIIPPLVTLFDAHGRVDEEAMGRHVDRLIAAGVHGLFALGTTGEVMHLTPDERRRVAELVVRQTAGRVPVLIGCGGTATDEVVAYARHAEAVGADAVVVIVPYYWTLPDRSVEAHYTAVARAVRVPVIIYNFPAVSGRNLPAALVARLAAAAPGIAGIKETLDSIGHIQQVLAHVRPVRPDFVVLCGYEYHLLNTLVLGGDGAIPGMANVFPEPAVRLYDAFRAGDLATAAALARERLDFPALYQLDAPLFVVVKEAMALAGVIERPVVRLPALPLEAEGRHRLGRLLATFGLLEEGGAGGGKGAAS; this is encoded by the coding sequence ATGAAGGAGGTCCGCGGCGAGGGGGCCGAGGCGGCGCGCAGGCGACGTCTGGGAGGCTGGCCGGGCCGGCCTCAGGACGTCGTCAGGGTCCACCAGGCCGCCACCGAAGTCGAGGCCCTGGCGGTCGAGCAGGCGCTGCGGAGCGCCGGGATCCGAGCCTGGCTGCGCTCGCGCCAGGTGCCCGGCTACGGGCAGGCCCTGGCGACGGCGACCGGAGTGTGGGGAGACGTGCTGGTGGCAGCGGAAGACGCCGCCGTGGCGCGCCAGGTGGTGGCCGACTACCTGGGAGCGGTGCGCCAGGCGGCGCGCGGCACAAGGGTGACGGGCCCCCCCGAGCGGACCGGCGAGGGGGACGACGCGCAGTGGCGGCAGCGGGAGGAGACGGCGGTGCCACAGGTGCGGCAGGCACGGGACGTGACGGGGTCGCAGGAGCAGCCGACGGTGAGCAGGGCACAGCGCATCCACGGGATCATCCCGCCGCTGGTGACGCTCTTCGACGCGCACGGCCGGGTGGACGAGGAGGCGATGGGCCGCCACGTCGACCGGTTGATCGCCGCAGGGGTGCACGGGCTCTTCGCGCTGGGCACGACGGGGGAGGTGATGCACCTCACCCCGGACGAGCGGCGGCGCGTGGCCGAGCTCGTGGTCCGGCAGACCGCCGGGCGCGTCCCGGTCCTCATCGGCTGCGGCGGGACGGCCACCGACGAGGTCGTCGCCTACGCGCGCCACGCCGAGGCGGTGGGTGCCGACGCCGTCGTGGTCATCGTCCCCTACTACTGGACGCTCCCCGACCGGAGCGTGGAGGCGCACTACACCGCCGTGGCACGCGCTGTCAGGGTGCCGGTGATCATCTACAACTTCCCGGCCGTCAGCGGCCGCAACCTCCCGGCGGCCCTGGTGGCCCGCCTGGCCGCGGCGGCGCCGGGGATTGCCGGCATCAAGGAAACCCTCGACAGCATCGGGCACATCCAGCAGGTGCTGGCCCACGTCCGCCCCGTGCGGCCGGACTTCGTCGTGCTGTGCGGGTATGAGTACCACCTGCTGAACACCCTCGTCCTGGGCGGGGACGGCGCCATCCCCGGGATGGCCAACGTCTTCCCCGAGCCGGCGGTGCGCCTGTACGACGCCTTCCGCGCCGGCGACCTGGCCACGGCGGCGGCGCTGGCGCGCGAGCGGCTGGACTTCCCCGCCCTCTACCAGCTCGACGCGCCGCTCTTCGTCGTGGTCAAGGAGGCGATGGCGCTCGCCGGGGTGATCGAGCGCCCGGTGGTGCGCCTGCCCGCGCTGCCCCTGGAGGCGGAAGGCCGCCATCGCCTGGGCCGCCTGCTGGCCACCTTCGGGCTGCTGGAGGAAGGCGGGGCGGGCGGCGGGAAAGGAGCGGCGTCGTGA
- a CDS encoding phosphoribosyltransferase family protein: MTHILPYHGQATYDLEIVGTVRTLPLIQVAPDTWIAYYYSLGDTEVIDRAAQALAPRLEAAELLVTTEIKGIPLTHAIATYLGRRPYVICQKRIRPFMLAPLSVRYRPITAAEPQDLYLDGRDAEKIRGRRVALVDDIVSTGETLQAMARLVAQAGGEVIARAAILLEGTDQGGIEHLGILPIFKRMTVAEEGSGGSAGGGGPSETDSAGQPSGAAEEADR; this comes from the coding sequence GTGACGCACATCTTGCCCTACCACGGCCAGGCCACCTACGACCTGGAGATCGTCGGCACGGTCCGGACCCTGCCGCTCATCCAGGTGGCGCCGGACACCTGGATCGCCTACTACTACAGCCTGGGCGACACCGAGGTCATCGACCGGGCCGCGCAGGCGCTGGCGCCGCGCCTGGAGGCCGCGGAGCTGCTCGTCACCACGGAGATCAAGGGGATCCCGCTCACCCACGCCATCGCCACCTACCTGGGCCGGCGTCCCTACGTGATCTGCCAGAAGCGCATCCGCCCCTTCATGCTCGCCCCGCTCAGCGTCCGCTACCGGCCCATCACCGCCGCCGAGCCGCAGGACCTCTACCTGGACGGGCGGGACGCCGAGAAGATCCGCGGCCGCCGCGTGGCGCTGGTGGACGACATCGTCAGCACGGGCGAGACGCTCCAGGCGATGGCGCGTCTGGTGGCGCAGGCCGGCGGGGAGGTGATCGCCCGGGCCGCCATCCTGCTCGAGGGCACCGACCAGGGGGGTATCGAGCACCTCGGCATCCTGCCGATCTTCAAGCGGATGACGGTTGCGGAAGAGGGGAGTGGCGGCTCGGCCGGGGGCGGGGGACCGTCAGAGACCGACTCGGCCGGGCAGCCCTCTGGCGCCGCGGAAGAGGCGGACCGGTGA
- the msrA gene encoding peptide-methionine (S)-S-oxide reductase MsrA — MSERREVATLGGGCFWCLEAVFEQLRGVEQVVSGYAGGTMPHPTYEQVCSGTTGHAEVVQVAFDPDVLSYRELLEVFFTVHDPTTPDRQGPDVGTQYRSVIFTHSPAQRATAEEVIAALTAARVFPDPIVTEVRPFEAFYPAEPYHQQYYRRHPEQAYCRLVIAPKVAKFRQAFLDRLKAAV, encoded by the coding sequence GTGAGCGAGCGTCGCGAGGTGGCCACGCTCGGCGGCGGGTGCTTCTGGTGCCTGGAGGCGGTCTTCGAGCAGCTCCGCGGGGTGGAGCAGGTGGTCTCGGGGTACGCCGGCGGGACGATGCCCCACCCCACCTACGAGCAGGTCTGCAGCGGGACGACCGGGCACGCTGAGGTCGTGCAGGTCGCCTTCGACCCCGACGTCCTCTCCTATCGGGAGCTGCTGGAGGTCTTCTTCACCGTCCACGATCCCACCACGCCGGACCGGCAGGGGCCCGACGTGGGGACACAGTACCGCTCGGTGATCTTCACCCACTCGCCGGCGCAGCGGGCCACGGCCGAGGAGGTCATCGCCGCCCTCACCGCCGCCCGTGTCTTTCCCGACCCGATCGTCACGGAGGTGCGGCCCTTCGAGGCCTTCTACCCGGCGGAGCCCTACCACCAGCAGTACTACCGCCGCCACCCGGAGCAGGCGTACTGCCGCCTGGTCATCGCCCCCAAGGTGGCCAAGTTCCGCCAGGCCTTCCTCGACCGGCTGAAGGCGGCGGTCTGA
- a CDS encoding MBL fold metallo-hydrolase, whose amino-acid sequence MTTLTTLAPDLFVIDAGYQGTPQAIGVYLLLGERPALIETGPTTCLERVLDGVRAAGLSPEALRAAAVTHIHLDHAGAAGVLARRLPHLEVYVHPVGAPHLRDPSRLLASARRLYGETLEPLFGEVAPVPADRVHVLEDGAQVRLGSRTITAVDTPGHARHHLAYWDPRSGDLFTGDVGGVAIPGLRYVRAPTPPPDFDPPAWHASLARLRALRPRRLLLTHFGAHDWVDRLLDELDATIDRFVELGREVLASGADAEVLAERLRAEARTRLAERGGAAALAHLEIVMPSVQSALGVIRYLTRQAAG is encoded by the coding sequence ATGACGACCCTTACGACGCTGGCACCGGACCTCTTCGTGATCGACGCGGGCTACCAGGGGACGCCCCAGGCCATCGGCGTCTACCTGCTCCTTGGGGAGCGGCCGGCCCTCATCGAGACCGGCCCCACCACCTGCCTGGAACGCGTGCTGGACGGGGTGCGCGCCGCCGGCCTGAGCCCGGAGGCGCTGCGCGCCGCGGCGGTGACCCACATCCACCTCGACCACGCCGGCGCGGCCGGCGTCCTGGCGCGCCGGCTGCCCCACCTGGAGGTGTACGTCCACCCCGTCGGCGCGCCTCACCTGCGCGACCCCTCGCGCCTGCTGGCCAGCGCGCGGCGCCTCTACGGCGAGACCCTCGAGCCGCTCTTCGGCGAGGTGGCGCCGGTGCCGGCCGACCGGGTCCACGTCCTCGAGGACGGGGCGCAGGTGCGGCTCGGCTCCCGGACGATCACCGCGGTCGATACCCCCGGGCACGCCCGCCACCACCTGGCCTACTGGGATCCCCGCAGCGGCGACCTCTTCACCGGGGACGTCGGGGGCGTGGCCATCCCGGGCCTGCGCTACGTGCGCGCCCCTACCCCACCGCCCGACTTCGACCCTCCCGCCTGGCACGCCTCGCTGGCGCGCCTGCGCGCGCTCCGCCCGCGCCGGCTGCTCCTCACCCACTTCGGCGCCCACGACTGGGTCGACAGGCTGCTCGACGAGCTGGACGCGACCATCGACCGGTTCGTCGAACTGGGCCGGGAAGTCCTGGCCTCGGGCGCCGACGCCGAGGTGCTGGCGGAGCGCCTGCGGGCCGAGGCCCGCACCAGGCTGGCCGAGCGCGGAGGAGCGGCGGCGCTGGCGCACCTGGAGATCGTCATGCCCTCGGTGCAGAGCGCGCTCGGGGTGATCCGCTACCTGACGCGCCAGGCCGCGGGCTGA
- a CDS encoding GNAT family N-acetyltransferase yields the protein MGAELPPAVVEAFGDPPTLTTVRLVLRRFRPEDAEDIFAYASDPQMTTWVPWEAHRSLEDSRAFVERVLQKYRERQEAEWVITLRPGGRVIGTIRLGQYHPVHRRADLGYAVGRAWWGQGYATEAARAVVAFGFTRLDLNRIWAICDLGNVASERVMQKAGMRFEGILREHMYEKGEFRDVKLYAILRRDWRPDIGSPAPTGA from the coding sequence ATGGGGGCGGAGCTCCCTCCCGCGGTGGTGGAGGCGTTCGGCGACCCCCCGACGCTGACCACGGTGCGTCTGGTGCTGCGCCGCTTCCGCCCCGAGGACGCGGAGGACATCTTCGCCTACGCCTCGGACCCCCAGATGACCACCTGGGTGCCGTGGGAGGCGCACCGCTCGCTGGAGGACAGCCGGGCCTTCGTCGAGCGGGTGCTGCAGAAGTACCGGGAGCGGCAGGAGGCGGAGTGGGTGATCACGCTGCGGCCCGGCGGACGGGTGATCGGCACGATCCGCTTGGGCCAGTACCACCCCGTGCACCGCCGGGCCGACCTCGGGTACGCGGTGGGCAGGGCGTGGTGGGGCCAGGGCTACGCCACCGAGGCGGCGCGTGCCGTGGTGGCCTTCGGCTTCACCCGGCTCGACCTGAACCGCATCTGGGCCATCTGCGACCTCGGCAACGTGGCCTCGGAGCGCGTGATGCAGAAGGCGGGGATGCGCTTCGAGGGGATCCTGCGCGAGCACATGTACGAGAAGGGAGAGTTCCGGGACGTGAAGCTCTACGCGATCCTGCGCCGTGACTGGCGGCCCGACATCGGTTCGCCCGCCCCGACGGGCGCGTGA
- the metG gene encoding methionine--tRNA ligase, whose product MTAVETFYITTAIDYVNASPHIGHAYEKVLADVLARWHRLRGDRVFFLTGTDEHGLKIASTAAALGRDVRAFVDENAATFRRLTRVLNLSNDDFIRTTEPRHQQGVRALWARVAAAGDFYKKNYRALYCVGHEAFVTLSDLVDGKCPEHDTEPIVIEEENYFFRLSKYRPHLRRLFAERPDFVVPAARANEMLALIDTLEDISVSRPVEKLAWGIPVPGDPGHVIYVWFDALTNYISAIGFGADEARFRTWWPAYHLIGKGINRFHSLLWPAMLLSAGVEPPRQVLVHGYLTVEGQKISKSLGNVIDPAETVRELAARAGVEEAIAADALRYYLSRDIPFGEDADFSRAALVHRFNADLANDYGNLLNRVLPLVHRHFDGRVPARGPDEGGDRALQETARRAAEAADRAVARYDLRGALEEIWRLVSTANRYVDEEAPWRAVRERRPDRAGTVVANTLEAFRAATLLLSPWLPAAAQRAWAQLGLADPLEGQRLTDAAAWGRVPAGTRVGPGQPIFPRIEEAVPIQVPVAAPSEAPAARAQAPEGRSRVETIGIDEFRRLDLRVAEVLSANRIPGTDRLLELEVDLGGEVRRIVTGIYPIYRAEDLVGRRIIVLANLEPRRVRGVESQGMLLAAEWEGDIGLLTVDKAIPPGARVT is encoded by the coding sequence GTGACGGCCGTGGAGACCTTCTACATCACCACCGCCATCGACTACGTGAACGCCAGCCCGCACATCGGGCACGCCTACGAGAAGGTGCTGGCCGACGTGCTGGCCCGCTGGCACCGGCTGCGGGGCGACCGCGTCTTCTTCCTCACCGGCACCGACGAGCACGGCCTGAAGATCGCCTCCACGGCGGCGGCGCTGGGCCGGGACGTCCGGGCCTTCGTGGACGAGAACGCCGCCACCTTCCGGCGCCTCACCCGGGTGCTCAACCTCTCCAACGACGACTTCATCCGCACCACCGAGCCCCGCCACCAGCAGGGCGTGCGCGCCCTCTGGGCGCGCGTCGCCGCCGCCGGGGACTTCTACAAGAAGAACTACCGGGCGCTGTACTGCGTCGGCCACGAGGCCTTCGTGACGCTGAGCGACCTGGTGGACGGCAAGTGCCCCGAGCACGATACCGAGCCCATCGTCATCGAGGAGGAGAACTACTTCTTCCGCCTGTCCAAGTACCGCCCCCACCTGCGGCGCCTCTTCGCGGAGCGGCCCGACTTCGTCGTCCCCGCCGCCCGGGCCAACGAGATGCTGGCCCTCATCGACACGCTGGAGGACATCTCGGTCTCGCGCCCGGTGGAGAAGCTGGCCTGGGGCATCCCTGTCCCCGGCGACCCCGGCCACGTCATCTACGTCTGGTTCGACGCGCTGACGAACTACATCAGCGCCATCGGCTTCGGCGCGGACGAGGCGCGCTTCCGGACCTGGTGGCCGGCCTACCACCTCATCGGCAAGGGGATCAACCGCTTCCACTCGCTGCTTTGGCCGGCCATGCTGCTCTCCGCCGGGGTGGAGCCGCCGCGGCAGGTCCTGGTGCACGGCTACCTCACCGTCGAGGGGCAGAAGATCAGCAAGAGCCTGGGGAACGTCATCGACCCCGCAGAGACGGTTCGGGAGCTGGCCGCCCGCGCCGGGGTCGAGGAGGCCATCGCCGCCGACGCGCTGCGCTACTACCTGTCGCGGGACATCCCCTTCGGGGAGGACGCCGACTTCAGCCGGGCGGCGCTGGTGCACCGCTTCAACGCCGACCTGGCCAACGACTACGGCAACCTGCTCAACCGGGTGCTGCCGCTGGTCCACCGTCACTTCGACGGGCGGGTGCCGGCGCGCGGACCCGACGAGGGCGGGGACCGGGCGCTGCAGGAGACGGCGCGGCGGGCGGCCGAGGCCGCCGACCGGGCCGTGGCGCGCTACGACCTGCGGGGCGCGCTCGAGGAGATCTGGCGGCTGGTGAGCACGGCGAACCGGTACGTGGACGAGGAAGCGCCCTGGCGGGCGGTGCGGGAGCGGCGCCCGGACCGGGCGGGGACGGTGGTGGCCAATACGCTGGAGGCCTTCCGCGCCGCCACCCTGCTCCTCTCCCCCTGGCTGCCGGCGGCGGCGCAGCGGGCCTGGGCGCAGCTGGGTCTGGCCGACCCACTGGAGGGGCAGCGGCTCACGGATGCGGCGGCGTGGGGTCGGGTGCCGGCGGGGACGCGGGTGGGGCCGGGGCAGCCCATCTTCCCGCGCATCGAGGAGGCGGTGCCGATCCAGGTCCCGGTGGCTGCGCCCTCGGAGGCGCCGGCGGCCCGGGCTCAGGCACCGGAAGGGAGGTCCCGGGTGGAGACGATCGGCATCGACGAGTTCAGGCGGCTGGACCTCCGCGTGGCCGAAGTCCTCTCGGCCAACCGCATTCCCGGCACCGACCGGTTGCTCGAGCTGGAGGTGGACCTGGGCGGGGAGGTGCGCCGCATCGTCACCGGGATCTACCCGATCTACCGGGCGGAGGACCTGGTGGGGCGGCGCATCATCGTGCTCGCCAACCTGGAGCCCCGCCGCGTGCGCGGCGTGGAGTCGCAGGGGATGCTGCTGGCGGCCGAGTGGGAGGGGGACATCGGGCTGCTCACGGTGGACAAGGCCATTCCTCCCGGAGCACGAGTGACATAG
- a CDS encoding TatD family hydrolase — MTRVRMAENIAFDDRMKRVMELVDTHAHLDDEAFAADLDDVVARAAAAGVSLIVTVGTDPESSAQAVALARRHPQVRAAVGIHPHEAGRHAPDAVAGLQDVLRFPEVVAVGETGLDHYRDYAPRAAQAALFRAHLALAAETGHPVIVHCREAHGAVLGVLAEYPGLCVVMHAFSGSLEVARECLRRGYYLSFAGPVTFPNARGLLDVARLVPRDRLLLETDAPYLTPHPHRGHRNEPAFVRLVVERLAALRGEAVERLAEAVLTNARRVFGGVAVTAP, encoded by the coding sequence ATGACCAGGGTCCGCATGGCGGAGAACATCGCCTTTGATGATAGGATGAAACGGGTCATGGAGCTCGTCGACACGCACGCCCACCTGGACGACGAGGCCTTCGCCGCCGACCTGGACGACGTCGTCGCCCGCGCGGCCGCGGCCGGGGTGAGCCTCATCGTCACCGTCGGGACCGACCCGGAGTCGTCTGCGCAGGCCGTGGCCCTGGCCCGTCGCCATCCGCAGGTGCGGGCGGCCGTGGGCATCCATCCGCATGAGGCCGGCCGGCACGCCCCCGATGCGGTGGCCGGCCTGCAGGACGTCCTCCGGTTCCCCGAGGTGGTGGCGGTGGGCGAGACCGGACTGGACCACTACCGGGACTATGCGCCGCGGGCCGCCCAGGCGGCCCTCTTCCGAGCGCACCTGGCGCTGGCTGCGGAGACCGGACATCCGGTGATCGTCCACTGCCGCGAGGCGCACGGCGCGGTCCTCGGGGTTCTGGCCGAGTATCCCGGCCTCTGCGTGGTGATGCACGCCTTCTCGGGGTCCCTCGAGGTGGCGCGGGAGTGCCTGCGCCGCGGCTACTACCTCTCCTTCGCCGGACCGGTGACCTTCCCGAACGCCCGGGGGCTGCTGGACGTGGCCCGGTTGGTACCGCGCGATCGGCTGCTGCTGGAGACCGATGCCCCCTACCTCACCCCCCACCCGCACCGGGGACATCGCAACGAGCCGGCCTTCGTGCGGCTGGTCGTGGAGCGGCTGGCCGCGCTCCGTGGAGAGGCGGTGGAGCGGCTGGCCGAGGCGGTGCTGACCAACGCGCGCAGGGTGTTCGGTGGCGTGGCGGTGACGGCACCGTGA
- a CDS encoding M48 family metalloprotease: MLVLVLALAAGAGAAVPPPSPQEVQVGQQAAREIESRYRVVPAGPAVERVRRVGQAVAAAADRPGVTYLFKVIELDVPNAVALPGGFVYVTTAMLALVRSDHELAAVLAHEIAHVAHGHWMELSRRQNRTALLTLILAALTRDAAVAQGMHLASLGILAHYTREMERDADLTAITYLQRTPYTPVAVLTLMERIARLEQYRASVDPGAFADHPTSAERVAYIEAELRRRGIPIVRRLSANYLRLAVRETDGAAELLVNETVIVRLPDAERVREAARRLDPLFNADLQPYEVGVREDGSGAWAVTARGRPVLVLTPQDAVRAGTSARDLASQVQSRLREVIAADIRWRKLNG; this comes from the coding sequence GTGCTGGTCCTCGTCCTTGCGCTGGCGGCCGGCGCAGGTGCCGCCGTCCCCCCGCCATCCCCGCAGGAGGTGCAGGTCGGCCAGCAGGCGGCCCGGGAGATCGAGAGCCGCTACCGGGTCGTCCCCGCGGGCCCGGCCGTCGAGCGGGTGCGCCGGGTGGGGCAGGCCGTCGCCGCCGCGGCCGACCGGCCGGGCGTGACCTACCTCTTTAAGGTCATCGAGCTCGATGTCCCCAACGCCGTGGCGCTGCCGGGCGGCTTCGTCTACGTGACGACGGCGATGCTGGCCTTGGTCCGCAGCGACCACGAGCTGGCCGCCGTCCTGGCCCACGAGATCGCCCACGTGGCCCACGGGCACTGGATGGAGCTCTCCCGCCGACAGAACCGGACCGCCCTGCTCACCCTCATCCTGGCCGCCCTCACGCGCGACGCCGCGGTGGCCCAGGGGATGCACCTGGCCAGCCTCGGGATCCTGGCCCACTACACGCGCGAGATGGAGCGCGACGCCGACCTCACCGCCATCACCTACCTACAGCGCACCCCCTATACCCCCGTCGCCGTCCTCACGCTCATGGAGCGCATCGCCCGCCTGGAGCAGTACCGGGCCAGCGTGGACCCCGGCGCCTTCGCCGACCACCCCACCAGCGCCGAGCGCGTCGCCTACATCGAGGCGGAGCTGCGCCGCCGCGGGATCCCCATCGTGCGCCGCCTCAGCGCCAACTACCTGCGCCTGGCGGTGCGCGAGACCGACGGCGCGGCGGAACTGCTGGTGAACGAGACGGTGATCGTCCGCCTGCCCGACGCCGAGCGGGTGCGGGAGGCGGCCCGCCGCCTCGACCCGCTCTTCAACGCCGACCTCCAGCCCTACGAGGTGGGGGTGCGGGAGGACGGGAGCGGCGCCTGGGCCGTGACCGCCCGGGGGCGTCCGGTGCTGGTCCTGACACCGCAGGACGCCGTCCGCGCCGGCACCAGCGCCCGCGACCTGGCCTCGCAGGTCCAGAGCCGGCTGCGCGAGGTCATCGCCGCCGACATCCGCTGGCGGAAGCTCAACGGGTGA